In one Streptomyces sp. T12 genomic region, the following are encoded:
- a CDS encoding class I adenylate-forming enzyme family protein produces MTDASAYAAKPWLALLSDAQRAPIDPADTLVHALRRVVAETPERTFLAYFDGRLTYREVDELSDSVAGHLAARGLERGDRVAILLQNSPHFVLALLGAWKAGAIVVPVNPMYKSGEVGHVLRDGEVAALICSDRAWESYLRETAAGSPVRIALTGCELDFQTRNDARVLSFERLPQADDAEDLAVVARAGHKAPQGRDLGPSDIALISYTSGTSGTPKGATNTHGNIMYNAERQRTGLELPEAPVYFAMAPLFHITGMVCQLGACLDSAGTLVLAYRFEAGVVLDAFAEHAPHYTVGPSTAFMALAAHPAVTRDHFASFRMISSGGAPLPPALVEKFRAGLGPYIRNGYGLTECTAPCASVPPGREAPVDPVSGTLAVGLPGPETVVRIVGDAGEEVPFGEQGEILVRGPQVVPGYWRRPDATAETFPDGELRTGDIGFMDADGWLYVVDRKKDMINASGFKVWPREVEDVLYTHPAVREAAVVGVPDGYRGETVKAYISLRPGAETDPDALAAYCRERLAAYKYPRQVEILPDLPKTASGKILRRELRSRANDG; encoded by the coding sequence GTGACCGACGCCTCCGCCTACGCGGCCAAGCCCTGGCTGGCCCTGCTCAGCGACGCCCAGCGCGCCCCGATCGACCCGGCCGACACCCTCGTGCACGCCCTGCGCCGGGTGGTCGCCGAGACCCCGGAGCGCACTTTCCTCGCCTACTTCGACGGCCGCCTGACCTACCGCGAGGTCGACGAGCTCAGCGACTCCGTCGCCGGACACCTCGCCGCCCGCGGCCTGGAGCGCGGCGACCGGGTGGCGATCCTGCTGCAGAACTCCCCGCACTTCGTGCTCGCGCTGCTGGGCGCCTGGAAGGCGGGCGCGATCGTCGTGCCCGTCAACCCGATGTACAAGTCGGGGGAGGTCGGTCACGTCCTGCGGGACGGTGAGGTGGCCGCACTGATCTGTTCCGACCGGGCCTGGGAGTCGTACCTGCGTGAGACGGCGGCCGGGTCGCCGGTGAGGATCGCACTCACCGGCTGTGAGTTGGATTTCCAGACTCGCAACGACGCGCGCGTGCTGTCCTTCGAGCGGCTGCCGCAGGCCGACGACGCCGAGGACCTGGCGGTCGTCGCACGCGCCGGGCACAAGGCGCCGCAGGGCCGTGACCTCGGCCCGTCCGACATCGCGCTGATCAGCTACACCTCGGGCACCAGCGGCACCCCCAAGGGCGCCACCAACACGCACGGCAACATCATGTACAACGCCGAGCGGCAGCGGACCGGACTGGAGCTGCCCGAGGCGCCCGTCTACTTCGCGATGGCGCCCCTGTTCCACATCACCGGGATGGTCTGCCAGCTCGGCGCCTGTCTCGACAGCGCGGGCACGCTCGTGCTGGCCTACCGCTTCGAGGCGGGTGTCGTGCTCGACGCGTTCGCCGAGCACGCGCCCCACTACACCGTCGGCCCGTCGACCGCGTTCATGGCGCTGGCCGCCCACCCGGCGGTCACCCGCGACCACTTCGCCTCCTTCCGGATGATCTCCTCCGGCGGCGCCCCGCTGCCGCCCGCCCTGGTGGAGAAGTTCCGGGCCGGCCTGGGGCCGTACATCCGCAACGGCTACGGCCTCACCGAGTGCACCGCCCCCTGTGCCTCCGTCCCGCCCGGCCGGGAGGCCCCCGTCGACCCGGTCTCCGGGACGCTCGCCGTGGGCCTGCCGGGGCCCGAGACGGTCGTACGGATCGTCGGCGACGCGGGCGAGGAGGTGCCGTTCGGCGAGCAGGGCGAGATCCTCGTACGCGGTCCGCAGGTCGTGCCCGGCTACTGGCGGCGCCCCGACGCCACCGCCGAGACCTTCCCGGACGGCGAACTGCGCACCGGCGACATCGGCTTCATGGACGCCGACGGCTGGCTCTACGTCGTCGACCGCAAGAAGGACATGATCAACGCGTCCGGCTTCAAGGTCTGGCCGCGCGAGGTCGAGGACGTGCTCTACACCCACCCGGCGGTGCGCGAGGCGGCCGTCGTCGGGGTGCCCGACGGATACCGCGGAGAGACCGTCAAGGCGTACATCAGCCTCCGTCCGGGTGCGGAAACGGACCCCGACGCACTCGCCGCGTACTGCAGGGAGAGACTGGCCGCCTACAAATATCCCCGTCAGGTGGAGATCCTGCCCGACTTGCCCAAGACGGCAAGTGGGAAGATCCTCCGTCGGGAACTTCGTTCCCGCGCCAACGACGGCTAG
- a CDS encoding acyl-CoA dehydrogenase family protein encodes MDFAFDARTEELRGKLLAFMDEYVYPAEAVAEEQRAQLASPWDTPAVVEELKAEARRQGLWNLFLPDAEYGAGLTNLQYAPLAEITGRSPQLAPTALNCAAPDTGNMEVLSQFGDEQHKKQWLEPLLAGEIRSAFAMTEPEVASSDATNITTHIERDGDEYVITGRKWYISGAMNPDCRIFIVMGKTDPDGEDIRRQQSMVLVPRDTPGVTVKRAMQVFGYEDHYHGGHAEVIFDHARVPVSHLIGEEGGGFAIAQARLGPGRIHHCMRLIGMAERAIELMCRRAVSRTAFGKALAQQGVVHNWIADARVTVEQLRLLVLKTAWLMDTVGNRGAHTEIQSIKIATPRAVVDIIDRAIQLHGAGGVSQDFPLAELYAGARTLMIADGPDEVHQRSLARRELKKYV; translated from the coding sequence ATGGACTTCGCGTTCGACGCGCGTACCGAGGAACTGCGCGGCAAGCTGCTGGCCTTCATGGACGAGTACGTCTATCCGGCCGAGGCCGTGGCGGAGGAGCAGCGCGCACAGCTGGCCTCGCCGTGGGACACCCCGGCCGTGGTCGAGGAGCTCAAGGCCGAGGCGCGCAGGCAGGGGCTGTGGAACCTCTTCCTCCCCGACGCCGAGTACGGCGCCGGGCTGACCAACCTCCAGTACGCCCCGCTCGCCGAGATCACCGGCCGCTCCCCGCAGCTCGCGCCCACCGCGCTGAACTGCGCGGCGCCGGACACCGGGAACATGGAAGTGCTGTCGCAGTTCGGCGACGAGCAGCACAAGAAGCAGTGGCTGGAGCCGCTGCTGGCCGGGGAGATCCGCTCGGCGTTCGCGATGACCGAGCCGGAGGTGGCTTCCTCGGACGCCACCAACATCACCACGCACATCGAGCGGGACGGCGACGAGTACGTCATCACCGGGCGCAAGTGGTACATCTCCGGGGCGATGAACCCGGACTGCAGGATCTTCATCGTGATGGGCAAGACGGACCCGGACGGCGAGGACATCCGCCGCCAGCAGTCCATGGTCCTGGTGCCCCGCGACACCCCGGGCGTCACCGTCAAGCGCGCGATGCAGGTGTTCGGCTACGAGGACCACTACCACGGCGGCCACGCCGAGGTGATCTTCGACCACGCGCGTGTGCCGGTGTCCCACCTGATCGGCGAGGAGGGCGGGGGCTTCGCCATCGCCCAGGCGCGGCTCGGGCCCGGCCGTATCCACCACTGCATGCGGCTGATCGGCATGGCGGAGCGGGCGATCGAGCTGATGTGCCGCAGGGCCGTGTCCCGTACGGCCTTCGGCAAGGCGCTGGCCCAGCAGGGCGTGGTGCACAACTGGATCGCCGACGCGCGCGTGACGGTCGAGCAGCTGCGGCTGCTGGTGCTGAAGACGGCCTGGCTGATGGACACCGTCGGCAACCGGGGCGCCCACACGGAGATCCAGTCCATCAAGATCGCCACCCCGCGTGCGGTCGTCGACATCATCGACCGGGCGATCCAGCTGCACGGCGCGGGCGGTGTCAGCCAGGACTTCCCGCTGGCCGAGCTGTATGCGGGCGCGCGGACGCTGATGATCGCGGACGGTCCGGACGAGGTGCATCAGCGGTCGCTGGCGCGGCGGGAGTTGAAGAAGTACGTGTGA
- a CDS encoding serine-threonine protein kinase, with translation MANPAVSVTPYWELTFDADGDPDAGKRDRVLAGVAQHHVRDLIVFAHGWNTDRSGATRLYDRFFAPIPQLAPAAKIGYVGVVWPSMRFSDEPIPDFPRAVAAEMPRRPALDKDTRHALLETFPGRATVIDQIARMLDQQPREEAELEEFGRLVRMLVDIVPPGPQALFAADTLAEGVPQSSPDMFSASTAAVCEEFAQALTHLEAPNGTPDGAATFSLPNPWEGAHELLRQATYYAMKRRAGTVGERGLGRVVGQLAARSPEVRVHLVGHSFGARLVSFALRGLPKGVRTVKSVTLLQGAFSHYAFASRLPHDARAGGVLEGQHNRIDGPLVCCYSRHDAALSTMYPLASRMARDARGIAAVDIGRMLGAKWGAMGHDGVQAVPGTRSLRLPDVLRAELPASGCVNIDAAAVVQRGGPPAGAHSDIVHRELAQVVLAAGRIR, from the coding sequence ATGGCGAATCCGGCAGTGAGCGTGACTCCCTACTGGGAGCTGACCTTCGACGCGGACGGGGACCCGGACGCCGGCAAGCGGGACCGGGTGCTGGCCGGGGTGGCGCAGCACCACGTCCGTGATCTGATCGTCTTCGCGCACGGCTGGAACACCGACCGCTCGGGGGCGACCCGGCTCTACGACCGCTTCTTCGCGCCGATCCCGCAGCTCGCTCCGGCGGCGAAGATCGGGTACGTGGGCGTGGTCTGGCCGTCGATGCGGTTCTCGGACGAGCCGATCCCGGACTTTCCGCGGGCCGTGGCGGCCGAGATGCCCCGCCGCCCGGCGCTCGACAAGGACACGCGGCACGCGCTGCTGGAGACGTTCCCGGGGCGGGCGACGGTGATCGACCAGATCGCGCGGATGCTGGACCAGCAGCCGCGCGAGGAAGCCGAGTTGGAGGAGTTCGGGCGGCTGGTGCGGATGCTGGTGGACATCGTGCCGCCGGGGCCGCAGGCGCTGTTCGCGGCGGACACCCTGGCGGAGGGGGTGCCGCAGAGCTCGCCGGACATGTTCTCGGCGTCCACGGCTGCCGTGTGCGAGGAGTTCGCGCAGGCGCTGACGCATCTCGAAGCGCCGAACGGAACGCCGGACGGTGCGGCCACCTTCTCGTTGCCGAACCCCTGGGAGGGTGCGCACGAACTGCTGCGGCAGGCGACGTACTACGCCATGAAGCGGCGCGCGGGGACGGTCGGTGAGCGTGGGCTCGGCCGGGTGGTCGGGCAGCTGGCCGCGCGCTCGCCCGAGGTGCGGGTGCATCTGGTCGGGCACAGCTTCGGCGCGCGGCTGGTGTCGTTCGCTCTGCGAGGGCTGCCGAAGGGCGTGCGCACGGTGAAGTCCGTGACACTGCTCCAAGGCGCCTTCTCGCACTACGCGTTCGCGTCCCGGCTGCCGCACGACGCGCGGGCGGGCGGGGTGCTGGAGGGCCAGCACAACCGTATCGACGGACCGCTGGTGTGCTGCTACTCGCGGCACGACGCGGCCCTGTCCACGATGTATCCGCTGGCCTCCCGCATGGCGCGGGACGCGCGAGGCATCGCGGCTGTGGACATCGGCCGGATGCTGGGTGCCAAGTGGGGTGCGATGGGGCACGACGGGGTGCAGGCGGTGCCGGGGACACGGTCGCTCAGGCTGCCCGACGTGCTGAGGGCAGAGCTGCCCGCTTCGGGGTGCGTGAACATCGACGCGGCGGCGGTCGTCCAACGTGGCGGACCGCCGGCGGGAGCGCACAGCGACATCGTGCACCGGGAGTTGGCGCAAGTGGTGCTGGCGGCGGGCCGCATCCGCTGA
- a CDS encoding TetR/AcrR family transcriptional regulator, which yields MARTTDGDGTPVPQRLLAAATRLFAEQGYDRTSVQEIVEAAGVTKGALYHYFGSKDDLLHEVYARVLRLQQERLDAFAQADEPVEQRLRAAAADVVVTTIDNLDDAMIFWRSMHHLSPEKNKQVRAERRRYHERFRALVEEGQKAGVFSKATPADLVVDYHFGSIHHLSTWYRPDGPMSPQEVADHLADLLLRALRP from the coding sequence GTGGCCAGGACGACGGACGGTGACGGTACGCCCGTCCCGCAGCGGCTGCTCGCCGCCGCCACCCGGCTCTTCGCAGAGCAGGGCTACGACCGCACCTCGGTGCAGGAGATCGTCGAGGCGGCCGGCGTCACCAAGGGGGCGCTGTACCACTACTTCGGCTCCAAGGACGACCTCCTGCACGAGGTGTACGCGCGCGTGCTGCGCCTCCAGCAGGAGCGCCTGGACGCCTTCGCGCAGGCCGACGAGCCGGTGGAGCAGCGGCTGCGGGCCGCGGCGGCGGACGTCGTGGTGACGACCATCGACAACCTCGACGACGCGATGATCTTCTGGCGGTCCATGCACCACCTGAGCCCGGAGAAGAACAAGCAGGTGCGCGCCGAGCGCCGGCGCTACCACGAACGCTTCCGCGCGCTCGTCGAGGAGGGCCAGAAGGCGGGCGTCTTCTCGAAGGCGACCCCCGCCGACCTGGTCGTGGACTACCACTTCGGGTCCATCCACCATCTGTCGACCTGGTACCGCCCGGACGGCCCGATGAGCCCCCAGGAGGTCGCGGACCATTTGGCGGACTTGCTGCTGCGGGCGCTGCGTCCCTGA
- a CDS encoding SDR family oxidoreductase, whose product MVEAVQDARVVVTGAGGGIGAALARRFAAEGARVVVNDLDAGKAEAVADEIGGIAVPGDASAIVADARDALGGAVDVYCANAGVAFGGPDVADLADAKSWELSWDVNVMAHVRAAHELLPEWLERGSGRFVSTVSAAGLLTMIGAAPYAVTKHGAYAFAEYLSLTYRHRGIKVHAICPQGVRTDMLAATGSAGDLVLHPTAIEPDDVADALFKGMEEDRFLILPHPEVAGFYQARATEPDRWLTSMNHLQQKWEANR is encoded by the coding sequence ATGGTGGAAGCCGTGCAGGACGCCCGAGTGGTCGTCACCGGAGCGGGGGGCGGTATCGGGGCCGCGCTGGCCCGTCGGTTCGCTGCCGAAGGAGCCCGGGTCGTTGTCAATGACCTGGATGCCGGGAAGGCCGAAGCGGTCGCCGATGAGATCGGCGGCATCGCGGTTCCCGGTGATGCCTCCGCCATCGTCGCCGATGCCCGGGACGCGCTCGGCGGCGCGGTCGACGTCTACTGCGCCAACGCCGGCGTCGCCTTCGGTGGGCCGGACGTGGCCGACCTCGCCGATGCGAAGTCGTGGGAGCTGTCCTGGGACGTCAACGTCATGGCCCACGTCCGTGCGGCCCATGAGCTGCTCCCCGAGTGGCTGGAGCGGGGCAGCGGGCGCTTCGTGTCCACCGTCTCCGCCGCCGGGCTGCTCACCATGATCGGCGCCGCGCCCTACGCCGTCACCAAGCACGGCGCCTATGCCTTCGCCGAGTATCTGTCGCTGACGTACCGCCACCGTGGGATCAAGGTCCACGCCATCTGCCCGCAGGGCGTGCGCACCGACATGCTCGCCGCCACCGGCAGCGCGGGCGACCTGGTGCTCCACCCGACGGCCATCGAGCCGGACGACGTCGCGGACGCCCTGTTCAAGGGCATGGAGGAGGACCGTTTCCTGATCCTGCCGCACCCCGAGGTCGCCGGGTTCTACCAGGCGCGGGCCACCGAACCGGACCGCTGGCTGACCAGCATGAACCACCTCCAGCAGAAGTGGGAGGCGAACCGGTGA
- a CDS encoding NUDIX hydrolase: protein MSAADEILDIVDEHDQVIGQSPRGEAYAKGLRHRAVFIEARDAQGRLFVHRRTPTKLVFPSRYDMFVGGVVGAGESYDVAALREAEEELGVRGLPRPAFLFKFLYDDGAGQTWWSAVYEVRCELPVSPQVEEVAWHDFLPEAEVERRLTEWAWVPDGLAAYERLRAHRAGGGATG from the coding sequence GGCAGTCCCCCCGCGGCGAGGCCTACGCCAAGGGGCTGCGCCATCGCGCCGTCTTCATCGAGGCCCGGGACGCGCAGGGCCGCCTCTTCGTGCACCGCCGTACGCCCACCAAGCTGGTCTTCCCCTCGCGGTACGACATGTTCGTCGGCGGAGTGGTCGGCGCGGGTGAGTCCTACGACGTTGCCGCCCTGCGCGAGGCCGAGGAGGAACTCGGCGTGCGCGGCCTTCCCCGACCGGCGTTCCTGTTCAAGTTCCTGTACGACGACGGCGCCGGGCAGACCTGGTGGTCGGCGGTGTACGAGGTGCGCTGCGAGCTGCCCGTGAGCCCGCAGGTGGAGGAGGTCGCCTGGCACGACTTCCTGCCCGAGGCCGAGGTGGAGCGACGGCTGACGGAGTGGGCGTGGGTGCCGGACGGGCTGGCGGCCTACGAGCGCCTCAGGGCCCACCGGGCGGGCGGCGGAGCGACCGGCTGA
- a CDS encoding YidH family protein yields MIEFVRNVRLWFAPQQIRQEGGTPDYRFSLANERTFLAWLRTALALIGGGFAVDQFLPDLRWGWRVGLALALLAAGVLCSLRAVNHWVRCERAMRRGEDLPVSRFPAVLGVVVAVVAVAMVVVVLVGWEG; encoded by the coding sequence GTGATCGAGTTCGTACGAAACGTCCGGCTGTGGTTCGCGCCGCAGCAGATCCGGCAGGAGGGCGGCACCCCCGACTACCGCTTCTCGCTGGCGAACGAGCGCACCTTCCTGGCGTGGCTGCGTACCGCGCTCGCGCTCATCGGCGGCGGCTTCGCGGTGGACCAGTTCCTGCCGGACCTGCGCTGGGGCTGGCGCGTGGGGCTGGCGCTCGCACTGCTCGCGGCCGGCGTGCTGTGCTCGTTGCGCGCGGTCAACCACTGGGTGCGCTGCGAGCGGGCGATGCGCCGGGGCGAGGACCTGCCGGTGTCACGGTTCCCGGCGGTGCTGGGCGTCGTAGTCGCGGTCGTGGCCGTCGCGATGGTCGTCGTGGTGCTCGTGGGGTGGGAAGGGTGA
- a CDS encoding NADP-dependent oxidoreductase, which yields MKGISYTRYGGPEVLAYGEVRDPKVGPDSVLVKVRAAAVNPVDWKCREGYMDRMLEPAFPVVPGWDVSGVVVQPGVSVTEFGVGDEVIGYVREDLLSRGTFAEYVAAPLRTLARKPRNLTWEEAAGLPLVGLTAYQVLIKVLQVKRGETVLVHAAAGGVGSIAVQLARHLGARVIGTASGHNHDFVRGLGGEPVEYGDGLTERVRGLAPEGVDAAFDTVGGEALKASANLLAPEGRLVSIADPDVFDYGGRYYFVRPDAEDLLRLSELAEEGVVSVHVSQTFPLERAADAHRLNEEGRTRGKIVVTVDWETEEAVAPEGLWQAAD from the coding sequence ATGAAGGGCATCAGCTACACACGCTATGGCGGCCCCGAGGTGCTCGCATACGGAGAGGTGCGCGACCCGAAGGTCGGCCCCGACTCGGTGCTGGTCAAGGTGCGGGCGGCGGCCGTCAACCCGGTCGACTGGAAGTGCCGCGAGGGCTATATGGACCGGATGCTCGAGCCGGCCTTCCCGGTGGTCCCGGGGTGGGACGTGTCGGGTGTCGTGGTCCAACCGGGTGTGTCCGTGACGGAGTTCGGCGTCGGCGACGAGGTCATCGGCTATGTGCGCGAGGACCTCCTGTCCCGCGGCACCTTCGCCGAGTACGTCGCGGCCCCGCTGCGCACCCTCGCCCGCAAGCCCCGCAACCTCACCTGGGAGGAGGCCGCCGGGCTGCCCCTGGTGGGGCTGACGGCATATCAGGTGCTGATCAAGGTGCTCCAGGTCAAGCGCGGCGAGACCGTCCTCGTGCACGCCGCGGCCGGCGGGGTGGGTTCCATCGCCGTCCAGCTCGCCCGCCATCTGGGTGCCCGGGTCATCGGTACGGCGAGCGGGCACAACCACGACTTCGTACGCGGCCTCGGCGGCGAGCCGGTCGAGTACGGCGACGGGCTGACCGAGCGGGTGCGCGGGCTGGCGCCCGAAGGCGTGGACGCGGCCTTCGACACGGTCGGCGGCGAGGCGCTGAAGGCCTCGGCCAACCTCCTGGCCCCCGAGGGCCGCCTGGTGTCGATCGCCGACCCGGACGTCTTCGACTACGGCGGCCGCTACTACTTCGTCCGCCCCGACGCCGAGGACCTGCTGCGGCTGTCCGAGCTGGCGGAGGAGGGGGTGGTGTCCGTGCATGTCTCGCAGACGTTCCCGCTGGAGCGGGCGGCGGACGCGCACCGGCTCAACGAGGAGGGCCGTACGCGCGGCAAGATCGTGGTGACGGTGGACTGGGAGACGGAGGAGGCGGTGGCGCCGGAGGGGCTGTGGCAGGCGGCGGACTAG
- a CDS encoding DUF1343 domain-containing protein, which translates to MRLSRRALLAATTAAISLPTATPAHSADRRRQTGFERLVAGGYAVLDDQRVGIVTNPTGVTRDVRHIVDVMHADDRVNLAAVFGPEHGFRGTAQAGGSEGRYDDPATGLPVYDTYLKSGRPLADIFTASGVDTIVFDIQDVGARFYTYIWTLYDCMEAAQLAGKRFVVLDRPNPVTGRSAQGPVLHEEFATFVGRRPISQAHGMTVAELARLFNGEFLTTPVPLETVRMTGWKRSEFYDAWGLPWVPPSPNMPTPDTALVYSGTCLFEGTNLSEGRGTTRPFELLGAEGIDGRWAASVSELDLPGVHFREAYFAPTFSKFQGKTIGGVQIHVHDRAAYDPVRTGIALLVTAKKAWSGFGWRPDNWIDKLTGSAQVRTMIDAGASADEVVAGWQQELAAFRRVRREYLLYK; encoded by the coding sequence ATGCGCCTATCCAGACGAGCCCTACTCGCAGCGACAACGGCGGCAATCTCCCTCCCCACGGCCACACCGGCCCACTCGGCCGACCGCCGCAGGCAAACCGGCTTCGAGCGCCTCGTCGCCGGAGGCTACGCCGTCCTCGACGACCAGCGCGTCGGTATCGTGACGAACCCCACCGGCGTAACCCGCGACGTACGTCACATCGTCGACGTCATGCACGCCGACGACCGGGTGAACCTAGCGGCCGTCTTCGGCCCCGAACACGGCTTCCGCGGCACCGCCCAGGCCGGCGGCTCCGAGGGCCGCTACGACGACCCGGCAACCGGCCTCCCGGTCTACGACACGTACCTGAAGAGCGGCCGCCCCCTCGCCGACATCTTCACCGCGTCCGGCGTGGACACGATCGTCTTCGACATCCAGGACGTGGGCGCCCGCTTCTACACGTACATCTGGACGCTCTACGACTGCATGGAGGCGGCCCAACTCGCGGGCAAACGCTTCGTCGTACTCGACCGCCCGAACCCCGTGACCGGTCGCTCGGCCCAAGGCCCCGTCCTCCACGAGGAGTTCGCCACCTTCGTCGGCCGCCGGCCCATCTCCCAGGCGCACGGCATGACGGTCGCCGAGCTGGCGCGCCTGTTCAACGGGGAGTTCCTCACCACCCCGGTCCCCCTGGAGACCGTACGGATGACGGGCTGGAAACGGTCCGAGTTCTACGACGCCTGGGGCCTGCCGTGGGTGCCGCCGAGCCCGAACATGCCGACCCCGGACACCGCGCTGGTGTACTCGGGGACCTGCCTCTTCGAAGGCACGAACCTGTCGGAGGGGCGCGGCACCACCCGCCCGTTCGAACTGCTGGGCGCGGAAGGCATCGACGGACGCTGGGCGGCCTCCGTGAGCGAACTCGACCTGCCCGGCGTGCACTTCAGGGAGGCCTACTTCGCGCCCACGTTCTCGAAGTTCCAGGGCAAGACCATCGGCGGCGTACAGATCCATGTGCACGACCGGGCCGCGTACGACCCCGTCCGCACCGGGATCGCCCTGCTCGTGACCGCCAAGAAGGCCTGGAGCGGCTTCGGCTGGCGCCCCGACAACTGGATCGACAAGCTCACCGGCTCCGCCCAGGTGCGCACGATGATCGACGCGGGCGCGAGCGCCGACGAGGTGGTGGCGGGCTGGCAGCAGGAGCTGGCGGCGTTCCGGCGGGTCCGCAGGGAGTACCTGCTGTACAAATGA
- a CDS encoding phosphotransferase family protein, which produces MSPDHPPGLDLDRLRGLLEREQPGLAQGPLTGRLIEGGRSNLTYLMSDGTSKWVVRRPPLGHVLATAHDMKREHRVISALHPTNVPVPRPVLLCEDEEVLGAPFYVMEFVEGTPYRTADELAPLGPERTRGAVLSLVDTLVELHAVDPAEVGLADFGRPEGFLDRQLRRWGKQLDASRNRDLAGIDELHATLGRRLPTSPAPAVVHGDYRLDNVLIGEDDRIKAILDWEMSTLGDPLTDLGLLVMYSIPLSMANSPVSTTAEAPGHPAPAELIERYAARSGRDVSAVAWYTAFAWFKLAVILEGIHYRYTLGQTVGRGFDRIGDLVPVFIEHGLNTLQEG; this is translated from the coding sequence ATGAGCCCCGACCATCCGCCCGGTCTCGATCTCGACCGGCTGCGCGGCCTGCTCGAGCGCGAGCAGCCCGGTCTGGCGCAGGGTCCGCTGACCGGCCGGCTGATCGAGGGCGGACGATCGAACCTCACCTACCTGATGTCCGACGGCACGTCGAAGTGGGTCGTACGGCGTCCACCGCTCGGCCACGTTCTCGCCACCGCGCACGACATGAAGCGCGAGCACCGGGTCATCAGCGCGCTGCACCCGACGAACGTACCGGTGCCGCGGCCGGTGCTGCTGTGCGAGGACGAGGAGGTGCTCGGGGCGCCGTTCTACGTCATGGAGTTCGTCGAGGGCACCCCGTACCGCACCGCCGACGAGCTGGCCCCGCTCGGCCCGGAGCGCACCCGGGGCGCGGTGCTGTCGCTGGTGGACACGCTCGTCGAGCTGCACGCGGTGGATCCGGCGGAGGTGGGGCTCGCGGACTTCGGCCGCCCCGAGGGCTTCCTGGACCGGCAACTGCGCCGCTGGGGCAAGCAGTTGGACGCCTCCCGCAACCGCGACCTGGCCGGCATCGACGAGCTGCACGCGACCCTCGGACGGCGGCTGCCCACCTCCCCCGCCCCGGCCGTCGTGCACGGCGACTACCGGCTGGACAACGTCCTGATCGGTGAGGACGACCGGATCAAGGCGATCCTGGACTGGGAGATGTCCACGCTCGGCGATCCGCTGACCGACCTGGGCCTGCTGGTGATGTACAGCATCCCGCTGAGCATGGCGAACTCCCCGGTCTCCACGACCGCCGAGGCTCCCGGCCATCCCGCGCCCGCCGAACTGATCGAGCGGTACGCCGCGCGCTCGGGGCGCGACGTCTCCGCGGTCGCCTGGTACACGGCGTTCGCCTGGTTCAAGCTCGCCGTGATCCTGGAGGGCATCCACTACCGCTACACGCTGGGCCAGACGGTCGGCCGCGGCTTCGACCGCATCGGCGACCTGGTTCCCGTCTTCATCGAGCACGGTCTGAACACTCTTCAGGAAGGCTGA
- a CDS encoding DUF202 domain-containing protein yields MSAGAVAEPVRDPGLQPERTRLAWRRTTLAGTVAAVLAMKTALHGRVSVVGIVVCALCFGLWLGFLALAHRRIRVLSSSAEPVALSPRHAAATALFTVALAVCGAALVF; encoded by the coding sequence GTGAGCGCCGGTGCGGTCGCGGAGCCGGTGCGGGATCCGGGGCTGCAGCCCGAGCGGACGCGCCTGGCGTGGCGTCGTACGACACTGGCCGGCACCGTGGCCGCCGTACTCGCCATGAAGACCGCGCTGCACGGCCGGGTCTCGGTGGTCGGCATCGTCGTCTGCGCCCTCTGTTTCGGCCTGTGGCTGGGCTTCCTGGCCCTCGCCCACCGCCGTATCCGCGTCCTGTCCTCGTCGGCCGAACCGGTGGCGCTCTCCCCTCGGCATGCCGCGGCCACGGCCCTGTTCACCGTGGCCCTGGCCGTGTGCGGCGCCGCCCTCGTCTTCTGA